In one Musa acuminata AAA Group cultivar baxijiao chromosome BXJ2-5, Cavendish_Baxijiao_AAA, whole genome shotgun sequence genomic region, the following are encoded:
- the LOC103985281 gene encoding 17.6 kDa class I heat shock protein-like codes for MPSVLSLRCPPTSAFANTRVEWKETPEAHLLKADLPGVKKEEVEEGERVLQISGERHKEEKRDKWHRMERRGGKFPRRFRLSENARVDQVKVFDMKYEDVICV; via the coding sequence ATGCCTTCCGTTCTCTCGCTGAGATGCCCTCCGACTTCAGCTTTTGCCAACACCCGCGTCGAGTGGAAGGAGACACCCGAGGCGCACCTCCTCAAGGCGGACCTCCCTGGGGTGAAgaaagaggaggtggaggaaggcGAAAGGGTCCTCCAGATCAGCGGCGAGCGgcacaaggaggagaagagagacaaGTGGCACCGCATGGAACGGAGAGGCGGCAAGTTCCCGAGGAGGTTTCGGCTGTCGGAGAATGCAAGGGTGGATCAGGTGAAGGTGTTTGATATGAAGTACGAAGATGTCATATGTGTTTGA